A genomic region of Lates calcarifer isolate ASB-BC8 linkage group LG9, TLL_Latcal_v3, whole genome shotgun sequence contains the following coding sequences:
- the LOC108888957 gene encoding LOW QUALITY PROTEIN: nipped-B-like protein (The sequence of the model RefSeq protein was modified relative to this genomic sequence to represent the inferred CDS: deleted 3 bases in 3 codons) has product MNGDMLHVPITTLAGIASLTDLLNQLPLPSPLPATTAKSLLYNGRISEEVSSLLVCPDENLVTQLAHSLNQVSTEHIELKDNLGNDEPEGDMPVLLQTLLSRNPKIFRDKSVMQQPMMQQYKISQNQVHGSPATNYQQTTVPQSPSGCFTSAQSGSATRFVPQQNSPIPSPYTPQSPADYMQFNPPSYSQHQQQVAGGVRNSHDNKVSGQLSSNSSNHNARLGSDEEYMNIAHRLGNEQQNDPSMRAAAFPVKSPQSVCSPAGNEETAKTGPRPPLIRHSLPPDVPPGAAPDLLLTSADRKKKQRERGEEENEQMDKNALYDIVSSPSKDSARLTLKLSRVKIPDMDQSGDQLPPRAHMDSNHETDLMNNNQLSRDAHDLSHRFGAEEQVNCQQVPLRPNTKEIGVSVAGYDDAEIDALAEIDRIERESAGERERWSKEVQDKDKPLKKRKQDSYPQESGAEASDGPAVQGGNTSSKVTPKKTSAASNGASRPALMVSIDLQQAGRVIGQPVVVLEARQLCEDHLQHLKSKADTKADKVVENKPGINKQHADYPRKSSSDGQPEIPKQKQESRRESKHRHDGKMDSGKGHSDDRRPDTPRQKHDRHSDTRHKEEKNHNSHRSHVSQPETPKTMSKAERNSKHGEDKGRDREKDKDRDRDRDKDRDRNRDKERDKDKDRDRDRDRDRDKDKERDRDKDKERDRDRDKERDRDRDKERDRDRERDRDKERDRDKERDRDRERKHKTLSRENCNRHSPDRHSKSDSPRVKHDGNKKPTDLNGRQRTDSSTLQNPQHKKEKKNVGGNIRCQAGNKQQSAETKPSEFPSYLLGGKTGSLKNFVIPKLKRDGRAKEPQLSGKLIEGWSEPLIRLERVSLVENLNKGAKPVVVLQKLSVDEVKRIIRESRNAHSSRPGNWSSFDKSGREMSFGEKANKRRHSMISKKSKYAEVDSDEDDDDDSDNKSARKRSKKDHDKTWKHEERKGSGEHRRSQGSGSRHREWGADESDEGTPPPSLSDVARKLKKKEKQKNRKSYDPKLAPEEKMDSSTFKRFTASVDNILENLEDVDFTAADDDEIPQELLLGKHQLSELGSDSAKIKAMGIFNKFSSSKLVKILNILEKNIQDSVKLSTLMSHINDSMDEERLWRDLIMERVTKSADACLTALNIMTSPHMPKAVYIEDVIERVLQYTKFHLQNTLYPQYDPVYRVDPHGGGVHTSKSKRAKSSTHKQKVVVMLYNKVCDIVSGISELLEIQLLTDTTILQVSTLGITPFFVESVSELQLCAITLVTAVFSRYEKHRQLILEEIFTSLARLPTSKRSLRNFRLNSSDSDGEPMHIQMVTALVLQLIQCVVHLPSERDAEDEHNKKVDKDVFITNSYETAMRTAQNFLSVFLKKCGSKQGEEDYRPLFENFVHDLLSTVNKPEWPAAELLLSLLGRLLVHQFSNKQTEMALRVASLDYLGTVASRLRKDAVTSKMDQKAIDRILKETPGSDEIQQLQKDLLDYLDENIETAPSLVFARKFYIAQWYRDTTSEAEKALKCQNENDENLKGRCHSKDVDFTGEIMQRAEARKKFLRKVIKTPPLHFSSLRINTIDYEDSCLIVRYLASMRPFAQSFDIYLSQILRVLGESAIAVRTKAMKCLSEVVAVDPSILARLDMQRGVHCRLMDNSTSVREAAVELLGRFVLSRPELIEQYYDMLIERILDTGISVRKRVIKILRDICLEQPDFHKITEMCVKMIRRVNDEEGIKKLVNETFQKLWFTPTPSHDKDAMTRKILNITDVVSACKDSGYDWFEQLLQNLLKSEEDASYKPAKKACVQLVDNLVEHILKYEESLADCEDKGVNSGRLVACITTLYLFSKIRAQLMVKHAMTMQPYLTTKCNTQNDFMVICNVAKILELVVPLMEHPSETFLTTIEEDLMKLIIKYGMTVVQHCVSCLGAIVNKVTHNYKFVWACFNRYYGALAKLKTQHQEDPSSSTLVANKPTLLRSLFTVGALCRHFDFDQEEFKGTTKIVIKDKVLELLLYFTTHEDEEVQIKAIIGLGFQFIMHPELMFVQDVKVLYNSILSDESSLVNLKIQVLKNLQTYLQEEDSRMQEADREWKKQAKQEDLKEMGDISSGMSSSIMQIYLKQVLESFFHSQSTVRHFALSVITLTLSQGLIHPVQCVPYLIAMGTDPEPTMKNKADQQLVEIDKKYSGFIHMKAVAGLKMSYQVQQAINGAKGAAVRGFRHDDSDSALCSHLYTMVRGNRQHRRAFLISLLNLFDDSSKTEVNMLLFIADNLACFPYQTQEEPLFIMHHIDITLSVSGSNLLQSFKESLRKEPVQKEKKMKMKKKKKKKKQSRRKKYSSDDDNDDEDEEQSRSSSSSSSSSSSSSSSDEDDEVVRRKKKSAVSDSDSDMEDEDAVMDRLPGNPNPLLDFASASQGILLLLVLKQHLKNLYGFSDSKIQKYSPTESAKVYDKTVNRKAKVHFNPRQTLDYLKSDLANTELSYETKRNIVKQYLDFKVLMEHLDRDEEDEEGEASANARNKAITSLLRGPKLQNHNHNNHSAPVETDEEDSEDDDPPARKPRKGRESAEDSGRMNDTVEAMDVVAICCPKYKDRPQIARVIQKTKSGYSIHWMTGSYSGPWAVAKKRDGRKKVPWVDNIKESDIIYKKISLTSGQKLTNKVAHTLRALYAAKEGTKS; this is encoded by the exons GTGTAATGCAGCAGCCAATGATGCAACAATATAAGATATCTCAGAATCAGGTGCATGGGAGTCCAGCAACAAATTATCAGCAAACCACTGTCCCTCAAAGTCCCTCTGG ATGTTTTACATCCGCACAGTCTGGGTCAGCTACTCGGTTCGTACCCCAGCAGAACAGCCCTATACCTAGTCCCTATACTCCTCAGAGTCCTGCAGATTACATGCAGTTCAATCCACCCAGTTATTCCCAACACCAACAGCAAG TTGCTGGTGGTGTGAGAAATAGCCATGACAACAAGGTCTCTGGACAGCTGTCAAGTAATTCATCTAATCATAATGCAAGACTAGGCTCAGATGAAGAATATATGAACATTGCCCACAGACTGGGAAATGAG CAGCAGAATGACCCCTCCATGAGGGCGGCCGCATTTCCAGTTAAATCACCACAGTCTGTGTGTTCCCCTGCTGGGAATGAAGAGACTGCAAAAA CAGGGCCCAGACCTCCTCTTATCAGGCATTCACTTCCACCTGACGTGCCACCAGGTGCAGCACCTGACCTGCTCCTCACTTCCGCTGACCGCAAAAAGAAGCAGAGGGAAAGGGGCgaagaggaaaatgaacagATGGACAAAAATGCCTTGTACGACATTGTCAGCTCTCCATCAAAAGACTCTGCCAGGCTGACTTTAAAACTGTCCCGAGTGAAGATTCCAGACATGGATCAGTCTGGAGATCAACTTCCTCCCAGGGCACATATGGACTCAAACCACGAAACTGATTTGATGAATAATAATCAGCTGTCAAGAGATGCCCACGACTTGTCACACAGGTTTGGTGCTGAGGAGCAGGTAAACTGTCAGCAGGTTCCCCTTCGGCCAAATACCAAGGAGATCGGAGTCAGTGTGGCTGGGTACGACGACGCCGAGATAGATGCTCTTGCAGAGATTGACAGAATAGAACGCGAGTCAGCTGGTGAGAGAGAACGATGGTCTAAAGAAGTCCAGGATAAAG ACAAACCGCTGAAGAAACGG AAGCAAGACTCGTATCCTCAGGAATCTGGAGCCGAGGCGAGTGATGGGCCTGCCGTACAAGGGGGCAACACCAGCAGCAAAGTGACACCCAAGAAGACAAGCGCCGCAAGTAACGGTGCCAGTCGGCCTGCTTTGATGGTCAGTATCGATCTGCAGCAAGCTGGCAGAGTGATAGGACAGCCCGTAGTGGTATTGGAAGCACGGCAGTTGTGTGAGGACCACCTACAGCATCTGAAGTCAAAGGCTGATACAAAGGCAGACAAAGTGGTTGAAAACAAACCTGGGATCAATAAGCAGCATGCCGACTATCCCAGAAAGTCCAGCTCAGATGGGCAACCAGAAATCCCAAAACAGAAGCAGGAAAGCCGGCGGGAATCCAAACACAGACACGATGGCAAGATGGACAGTGGCAAGGGACACTCGGATGACAGACGACCAGACACACCACGGCAGAAACACGACAGGCATTCAGACACACgccacaaagaggaaaagaaccACAACAGTCACCGGTCCCACGTCAGCCAACCCGAGACTCCAAAAACCATGAGCAAGGCCGAGCGGAACTCCAAACATGGAGAAGACAAAGGCAGGGATAGGGAAAAGGAtaaggacagagacagagatagagacaAAGATAGAGATAGAAatagagataaagagagagataaagataaagatagagacagagacagagacagagatagagataaagataaagagagagacagagataaagataaagaaagagacagagacagagataaagagagagacagagatagagataaagagagagacagagatagagagagagacagagataaagagagagacagagataaagagagagacagggacagagaaagaaaacacaagacaCTGTCAAGGGAAAACTGCAATAGACACTCTCCCGACCGTCATTCTAAATCCGACAGCCCGAGAGTGAAGCATGACGGGaacaaaaaacccactgacCTCAATGGTCGTCAGAGGACAGACAGTTCCACCCTCCAAAACCCccaacataaaaaagaaaagaaaaatgtaggA GGTAACATTAGATGCCAAgctggaaacaaacagcagtctgCTGAGACGAAACCCAGCGAGTTTCCTTCGTACCTGTTGGGTGGCAAGACTGGGAGTCTGAAGAACTTTGTGATTCCTAAATTGAAACGAGACGGGAGAGCCAAAGAGCCGCAACTTTCAGGCAAGCTGATAGAGGGCTGGAGTGAACCCCTTATCAGACTGGAGAGAGTGTCACTGGTCGAGAACTTAAACAAAGGAGCCAAACCTGTCGTCGTGCTTCAGAAACTCAGCGTCGATGAGGTAAAGAGGATCATCAGGGAAAGCAGGAATGCACACAGCTCCAGACCGGGGAACTGGTCCTCCTTTGATAAATCAGGGAGAG AGATGTCATTTGGTGAGAAGGCAAACAAGCGAAGGCACAGCATGATCAGTAAGAAATCCAAGTACGCAGAGGTGGActctgatgaagatgatgatgatgactctGACAATAAGT ctgcGAGGAAAAGGTCCAAGAAAGACCATGACAAGACATGGAAGCACGAAGAGAGGAAAGGTTCTGGAGAGCACCGTCGAAGCCAGGGTTCTGGTAGCCGGCATCGTGAATGGGGCGCGGATGAATCTGATGAAGGCACTCCACCTCCAAGCCTCAGTGATG ttgccagaaaattgaagaaaaaggagaaacagaaaaacaggaagtcatACGATCCCAAGTTGGCACCAGAGG AAAAGATGGACTCCTCCACATTTAAGAGATTCACAGCCAGCGTGGATAACATTCTTGAGAACCTTGAGGATGTGGACTTCACTGCGGCAG atgatgatgagataCCTCAAGAGCTCTTGCTTGGAAAGCACCAGTTGAGCGAACTAGGCAGTGATTCTGCGAAGATTAAAGCTATGGGCATTTTTAACAAG TTTTCATCTAGTAAACTGGTGAAAATATTGAATATCCTTGAGAAGAACATTCAGGACAGCGTCAAACTTTCCACACTGATGAGTCAT ATTAACGATTCCATGGATGAGGAACGGTTGTGGCGCGACCTTATCATGGAACGGGTGACCAAGTCTGCC GATGCCTGTCTGACTGCACTCAACATCATGACATCTCCGCACATGCCCAAGGCTGTGTACATAGAGGATGTGATTGAGAGGGTGTTGCAATACACCAAGTTCCATCTGCAGAACACTTTGTATCCCCAGTATGACCCGGTCTACAGAGTTGATCCCCATGGAG GCGGTGTGCATACTTCAAAGTCCAAGAGAGCAAAGTCTTCCACCCACAAACAGAAAGTGGTAGTTATGCTCTACAACAAAGTGTGCGATATCGTCAGCGGCATCTCAGAGCTCCTGGAGATCCAGCTGCTAACTGACACCACAATCCTCCAG GTGTCCACCCTGGGTATTACACCGTTTTTTGTGGAGAGTGTCAGCGAACTGCAGTTATGTGCCATCACACTAGTGACAGCG GTCTTCTCTCGGTACGAGAAGCACAGGCAGCTCATTCTCGAGGAGATCTTCACCTCCCTTGCTAGACTGCCTACTAGTAAACGCAGCCTCAGGAACTTCAG GCTAAACAGCAGTGATTCGGATGGAGAGCCCATGCATATCCAGATGGTCACAGCCCTGGTTCTTCAGCTCATCCAGTGTGTGGTACACCTTCCCTCTGAGAGAGACGCAGAGGATGAACATAATAAGAAG GTGGATAAAGATGTCTTTATCACAAACTCTTATGAAACTGCCATGAGGACAGCTCAGAACTTCCTGTCAGTGTTTCTCAAGAA GTGTGGCAGtaagcagggagaggaggactACAGGCCTCTGTTTGAGAACTTTGTTCACGACCTCCTGTCCACGGTCAACAAGCCTGAGTGGCCTGCAGCTGAACTCCTGCTCAGTTTACTGGGTCGGCTTTTG GTGCATCAGTTCAGTAACAAGCAGACAGAAATGGCACTCAGGGTGGCATCACTGGACTACCTCGGCACCGTTGCTTCTCGCCTGCGCAAAGATGCCGTCACTAGCAAGATGGACCAAAAGGCTATCGACCGCATCCTCAAAGAG ACTCCAGGCAGTGATGAGATCCAGCAACTGCAGAAGGACTTACTAGACTACCTGGATGAGAACATCGAGACAGCTCCATCACTAGTG TTTGCCAGGAAATTTTACATCGCCCAGTGGTACAGGGACACAACAAGTGAGGCGGAGAAAGCGCTGAAGTGTCAAAATGAGAATGATGAGAACTTGAAAGGTCGCTGTCATTCCAAGGATGTCGACTTTACCGGAGAGATTATGCAGAGAGCCGAGGCACGAAAGAAATTCCTTCGCAAGGTCATCAAGACTCCACCATTGCATTTCAGTTCTCTGAG GATAAACACTATAGACTATGAGGACTCCTGTCTGATAGTCAGATATTTGGCCTCTATGAGGCCGTTTGCACAGAgctttgatatttatttatcacag ATTCTGAGAGTATTGGGTGAGAGTGCGATTGCAGTCAGAACTAAAGCCATGAAGTGTCTGTCTGAAGTAGTGGCTGTGGATCCAAGTATTCTGGCACGG ttgGATATGCAGCGAGGAGTTCATTGTCGCCTCATGGACAACTCCACCAGTGTGCGAGAGGcagctgtggagctgctggGCCGTTTCGTACTAAGTCGACCTGAGCTCATTGAGCAGTACTATGACATGCTCATTGAAAGGATATTG GACACAGGCATCAGTGTAAGGAAGAGAGTCATTAAGATCCTGCGGGATATTTGCCTGGAGCAACCAGACTTCCACAAGATCACTGAGATGTGTGTCAAGATGATCCGAAGGGTCAACGATGAGGAGGGGATCAAG AAATTGGTGAATGAGACGTTCCAGAAACTTTGGTTCACCCCCACACCCAGCCATGACAAAGATGCCATGACCAGAAAGATCCTGAACATAACAGATGTG GTGTCGGCATGTAAAGATTCAGGCTATGACTGGTTTGAGCAGCTCCTCCAAAAT CTGCTGAAGTCAGAGGAGGACGCTTCTTACAAACCTGCCAAGAAGGCCTGTGTTCAGCTCGTGGACAATCTCGTGGAACACATTCTGAAATATGAGGAGTCACTTGCAG actgTGAGGACAAAGGGGTCAACTCAGGTCGTCTGGTAGCATGCATCACCACTCTCTACCTGTTCAGCAAGATCAGAGCACAGTTAATGGTTAAACATGCCATGACTATGCAGCCCTACCTGACCACTAAGTGCAAT ACTCAGAATGACTTCATGGTGATATGCAACGTGGCCAAGATCTTGGAGCTGGTCGTGCCTCTGATGGAGCACCCAAGTGAGACTTTCCTCACTACCATCGAAGAAGACCTGATGAAGCTAATCATCAAATACGGCATGACA GTTGTACAACACTGTGTGAGCTGTCTTGGTGCTATTGTGAACAAGGTCACACACAACTACAAGTTTGTTTGGGCTTGTTTCAATCGTTACTATG GAGCTCTGGCAAAACTGAAGACACAGCACCAAGAGGACCCCAGCAGCTCCACTCTGGTGGCTAACAAACCCACTCTCCTGCGCTCACTGTTCACCGTGGGGGCTCTCTGTCGACACTTTGATTTTGACCAAGAGGAGTTCAAGGGTACTACCAAG ATTGTCATCAAGGACAAAGTGTTGGAGCTTCTGCTGTACTTCACCACTCATGAAGATGAAGAGGTCCAGATTAAGGCCATCATAGGTCTAG GCTTCCAGTTCATCATGCACCCAGAGCTCATGTTTGTGCAGGATGTGAAGGTTCTGTACAACAGTATCCTCTCTGATGAGAGCAGCTTGGTCAATCTGAAGATCCAGGTGCTAAAAAACCTGCAGACgtacctgcaggaggaggactCTCGGATGCAGGAGGCTGATCGGGAAT GGAAGAAGCAAGCCAAGCAGGAGGATCTGAAGGAAATGGGCGACATCTCATCAGGCATGAGCAGCTCCATCATGCAGATTTACCTGAAGCAGGTGCTGGAGTCCTTCTTCCACTCACAGTCCACTGTTCGGCACTTTGCCCTGAGTGTCATCACACTGACTCTCAGCCAGGGCCTCATCCATCCTGTACAG tgtgtgccCTACTTGATTGCCATGGGAACAGATCCTGAGCCAACCATGAAGAACAAGGCCGATCAACAGCTGGTGGAGATCGACAAGAAATATTCAGGGTTCATCCAC ATGAAGGCAGTCGCGGGGTTGAAGATGTCTTACCAGGTTCAACAGGCCATAAATGGAGCCAAAGGCGCAGCAGTCCGAGGTTTTCGTCATGACGACTCagactctgctctctgctctcaccTCTACACCATGGTCCGTGGCAACCGACAGCACAGAAGGGCTTTCCTCATTTCCCTGCTCAACCTGTTTGACGACAGCTCT AAAACAGAGGTGAACATGCTGCTGTTCATAGCAGACAACTTGGCCTGCTTCCCTTACCAGACACAAGAGGAGCCTCTCTTCATCATGCACCATATAGAtatcactctgtctgtctctggtaGTAACCTTCTTCAGTCATTCAAGGAG tcTTTACGGAAAGAGCCTGtacagaaggagaagaagatgaagatgaaaaagaagaaaaagaagaagaagcagtcTCGGAGGAAGAAATATAGCTCTGATGACGACAATGAcgatgaggatgaagagcagagccGCAGCAGctctagcagcagcagcagcagcagcagcagcagcagcagcgacgAGGATGATGAGGTGGTGCGCAGGAAAAAGAAATCTGCAGTTTCCGATTCCGACTCTGACATGGAAGACGAGGACGCGGTGATGGACCGTCTACCTGGAAACCCCAACCCTCTGCTGGACTTTGCCAGCGCTTCACAGGGtattttgctgctgctggtactCAAACAACATCTGAAGAATCTGTATGGCTTCTCCGACAG CAAAATCCAGAAGTATTCTCCTACGGAGTCTGCAAAAGTGTACGACAAAACAGTGAACAGGAAAGCTAAGGTGCACTTCAACCCACGTCAAACACTGGACTACCTGAAGAGTGATCTAGCCAACACGGAGCTCAGCTATGAGACCAAGAGGAACATTGTGAAACAGTATTTGGAT TTCAAGGTACTGATGGAGCACTTGGATCGTGACGAGGAGGACGAAGAAGGCGAAGCAAGTGCCAATGCCAGAAACAAAGCCATTACTTCACTTTTGAGGGGCCCAAAGCTCCAGAACCACAATCACAATAATCACTCCGCTCCGGTGGAGACAGATGAGGAGGACAGTGAGGATGACGATCCACCTGCA CGGAAACCAAGGAAAGGCAGGGAGTCCGCAGAGGATTCGGGTCGCATGAATGACACCGTGGAGGCCATGGACGTCGTTGCCATCTGCTGTCCCAAATACAAAGACAGACCGCAGATTGCCAGGGTCATCCAGAAGACCAAATCTGGCTACAGTATACACTGGATGACTGGGTCTTACTCTGGGCCCTGGGCTGTGGCAAAGAAACGGGACGGTCGCAAAAAGGTGCCTTGGGTTGACAATATCAAGGAGTCAGACATTATTTATAAGAAAATCTCCTTGACAAGCGGACAAAAGCTCACGAACAAAGTGGCACACACGTTACGGGCGCTATATGCTGCCAAGGAGGGGACTAAGAGTTAA